From the Lathyrus oleraceus cultivar Zhongwan6 chromosome 3, CAAS_Psat_ZW6_1.0, whole genome shotgun sequence genome, the window GACCATTCCATCTGGTCATGATACTATCCAAAAAAAAACGTTTGTTGTTGGACTCGCTACCACGACCCGTCCATGTTTGTCTTTTGGGCTTTGTTTCTTGATTTTTGGTATAAGATGATTAATCTCCTTAGCCATGCGAGATTTGAAAACTCTTTCCTTTGTTAGAATCAAGTGAACCTCATGTTTCATCTTTCGTTCCAATTTCATCTGGGTGATTATTCATCTATCATTTGTCTTATTAACAGTTTTCAGCCCTCTTTCGAGTAAATTATGTGTCAAgtgcaaaacatttgtttttGGGTCATCATTCATATTCATTTTCTCATTCATTCATAATTCAAAGAAGTTTCATACATATTTCTTCATTCACATTTCTATTCTCCATTTCACATTCAAGATTCTACATTTCATATTCAAAATTTGcattcatattttcttcattcacattgAAAATTTTCCATTCATATTCAAGAATAACACTCGCATATCCACTGCTGACAAGGTTGAAGCtttatttgaattaataaaagGACGTATATTGGATTTGGATGGAACATCTGAGGTTGGGGATCGACCAAGAAGAATTCAGTTTAGAGGACTTACTCATACTACCGTAAAATCCATTGCCGAGTTTCAGAATTTATACATCATATCATGTTCTGCACACACGGCTGCACCCCAAAAGAGGAGTATGTTTATACAGACGCAGTCCACTCCAAATACAGAATCTCTCATGTTTCATCCCAATGCTTCCTGGGAATTTCTTAAGCCGGAAATATTTGCTGCTATTATGGATTTCTACTCCTCCGGTGAACCTCTCTTTCTAGATTCTCAAGCTACTGCATCGAAAGACACCGCAATTCACGATGATGATTCTGAAACAGTTGCAATGATCAAGGAACTCTTAGAGACTCGTATTTGACCAGCTGTACAAGATGATGGTGGGACATTGTATATTGTGGTTTTGACCCAGATACCGGGATAGTCAAACTTAAAATGCAAGGAGCGTGTAGTGGCTGCCCAAGTTC encodes:
- the LOC127130852 gene encoding LOW QUALITY PROTEIN: nifU-like protein 4, mitochondrial (The sequence of the model RefSeq protein was modified relative to this genomic sequence to represent the inferred CDS: inserted 1 base in 1 codon; substituted 1 base at 1 genomic stop codon) translates to MDIRVVVIVFEFEIDIDIEIMLFAILYATLILFHRNNTRISTADKVEALFELIKGRILDLDGTSEVGDRPRRIQFRGLTHTTVKSIAEFQNLYIISCSAHTAAPQKRSMFIQTQSTPNTESLMFHPNASWEFLKPEIFAAIMDFYSSGEPLFLDSQATASKDTAIHDDDSETVAMIKELLETRIXPAVQDDGXDIVYCGFDPDTGIVKLKMQGACSGCPSSSVTLKSGIENMLMHYVPEVKGVEQEMDAKDEEAELSGQVE